The DNA segment CACACACCAGACTGCGCCTCCACATTGCGCCACGTCAGGCCGCTTGCAACCTTGGCCGTCTGGACGCGGGCCTTGACGCTGGCGGGCAGGGTATCCACCGTCTCGCGGCCTACAGGCGCGGCAGCGTAATAAGCACGCAACCCCACCAACTGCTCCTCACGGCCCACCAGATGCGGCCCAACCACTTCTAAAAAACGGTCAATGCTGCGCCGTCCCACCAGATGTACGGTGTAGCCAGTGCGCCCGGCAGTATCGTCGCCGCGCGTATAGGTGAAGTGCTTCTGCGTTACCTTGCCCACCATGCCCAGCCGCAGCAGAACATGGGCCAGATCATCGGCCAACTGGCGGGAGGAGGTGGCCGCGTAAGGCGTGGTGTTTCCAGCCCCGAACAGGAATCCGTCGCCAGACCAGTAACGCCCGATTAGCACGGCCAGCGAGGCGTTGTTGAGGCGGAAAGCGGCGGCGGGCAGGGATTTCTCGGTGGCTTTGACGCCAATCATGCCCAGGTCTTCCAGCCACAGGCGCACGCCGGACTTGCCGCCCGTGCTACCGCGAATGCCGCTGCCCAGGTACACATCGTGGACGTTCTGCCGATCAGGGCGCAGTTTGACCGTGGGACGGGTGTTGGGGAACTGTTCGGCCAGCGTCACCATATCCGCCACCTGCGTTTCAGACTGGCTGTACAGGTATGCGCCGTGGGGGTGATTCGTGTTGCCCTCGGCCAGAATCCAGCCCAGTAGTCCAGCTTGGTATTCAGGCCATGACTCCACGCCCAGTTCGGGAAGGCGGGCGGGGGCGGCGATGCGGTCTCCCGCGGCCAGGTCTTCCACGTTGCGCCAGCCGTCCAGCGTCAGCAGCGGGTGGTTGCCCGTGGCGGTCAGTTCGCGGCCCAGCGCGGTCTTGACTTTGAAAACGGGCTTGATGCCGTTGTCGAAGAATTGCCCGGTAGGACGCAACTCCAGGCGGTATTCGCCGTTCACGCTGGGAAGCTGGACGGGCTGGCCCTCGCGGTACAGGTCTTCAATCCGGCGCAATTCTCCGCCCGCCACCGGAACGCGGGTGTCGCCCGTCAAACACTTATTGAACCCGTAGTTCGCAAACGCATCCAGCAAATCGAAGAGTTTATTGGCTTCATCTTTCGGAACTTCATTGGTTTTCGCGCCCGCAACGAACAGGTCACGCTGCTTGGCCATTTCCGCCGTGTCTTTCTTGCCCATCGCGCGGCGCAGCAAATCAGCCCCGCCCAGGCTGAAGCCCGCAACTTCAGAGGCGATCTGCATGATCTGTTCCTGATATACCGGAATCCCATAGGTTTCAGACAGAATCTTTTCCAGAAACCGCGCAGAGGTAGGAAAGCCGTCGCGCACGTAATCCACTTCCTCCAGGCCGTGGTGGCGGCGCACGTAGGTGGGAATGTTCTCCATCGGGCCGGGGCGGTAGAGGGCCGAGAGGGCAATGATGTCGGCCAGACGGCGCGGCTTCAGGCGGCGGGAGGCGTCGGCAATGCCCGCGCCCTCCAACTGAAACACGCCCTTGGTGTCGCCGCGAGACAGCATTTCAAAGGTTCGCTCGTCCTCGTAGGGAATCGGCTGGTATTCGGTGGTGCCGCTGGGGCGCTGGCGCATCTCGTCAAAATCCACATCCTGACTCCGCGATTCACGCAGGATTCGCTTGGCCTCGTCTAGAAAGCTCAGCGTGCGCAGGCCCAGAAAGTCCATCTTGATCAGGCCGATGTCTTCCACCGCTTTCATGTCGTACTGGCAGACCATGCCCATGCCGGAGGTGTCGCGCATGACGGGCACCAAGTCGGTCAGTTTGTCGCGCCCGATGACCACCCCAGCGGCGTGGACGGAAGCGTGGCGGGTCAAGCCCTCCAGCTTCTGCGCGAACTCGTAGGCTTCCAGCAATTGCGCATCACTTTCCAGCATCTGCGCGATGTCCGGCACGGCGTCCCGCGCCTGCTCCAGCGAGTAGCTCTTGCCGAACTTAATGGGAATCAGCTTGGAAACCTTATCGACTTTGGCGTATTCCAGGCCCATCACGCGCGCCACGTCCTTCAGGCACGCCTTGCTCGCCATCGTCCCGAAGGTGGCAATCTGCGCCACCTTGTCCTCGCCGTACTTGTCCTGCACGTACTGGATGACCTCCACGCGGCGGGCATCGTTAAAGTCGATGTCGAAATCGGGCATGGAAATTCGGTCTGGGTTCAGGAAGCGCTCGAACAGCAATTCAAATTCCAGCGGATCGAGGTTGGTGATGCGCATGGCGTAGGCCACCAGCGATCCCGCCCCGGAACCGCGCCCCGGCCCCACGCTGATGCCCTGGTCCTTGGCCCAGTTGATGTAATCGGCCACGATCAGGAAGTAGTCGGGAAAGCCCATGTTGTTGATGACGCTCAGCTCGTACTCGGCGCGGCGCAGCAACACCAGTGCGTGCGTGTGGTGCGCGCGGCAGGTGGTCTCTTCCTCGCTGCCGGGATCGAGCGTAATAGCGGTGTTGCTGGCCTCGCCCTTACTGCGCTGCCAATCCAGACAAGCGTAATCGGGCAGGGGGCCGCTTTCCGCTGCCTTTTCCATCACTTCCAGCGCCGGGTAGAGGGTGTATTTCTCCCCCGCCGCCTTGCCGCGCGCCTCCCACTCGCTGCCCAGGAAGGCGGTCAGCGTCAGCAGCGTGTCCAGATGACAGGTGCGGGCATCGCAGCCTTCCGTGCGCGACAGGACACGTTCACGCTCCTCCTGCTCCAGCGCGTCCAGACTCCGCACGGCGTACTCGCGCAGCAGCGCCTCGGTGACGTGGTGCGGATACCGCTTGAGGCTCCCAGCATACGTCTGCACGCGCAGTTCCTCAGACATGGTGCGCCCTTCGGGAATGGGCAGCGCGGGCATCTGATACACGCGCTTTTTGCCCACCGGCAGATCAACGTTGCACAGGTCAGCGATGCGAGCGGTGTTGTCGAAGACTTCCTCGCCCCACTCGGACGGCGGCAAGGCGCGGCGCATCTCGTCCAGGTCTTTGACGTAAAACTCGTCACAGGGGAACTTGAAGCGGTTCTCGTCGGCCAGCGTGGCTTTGGTCTGAATCGCCAGCAGCGTCTCGTGGGCGGTGGCGTCCGACTTCTTGACGTAATGGCCGTCGTTGGTGGCCACCATGCCGATGCCCAGTTCCTGCGCCCAGGCTTTCAGGATCGGGTTGTTCCTC comes from the Deinococcus sp. AJ005 genome and includes:
- the dnaE gene encoding DNA polymerase III subunit alpha, producing the protein MTAPADSAPHIHLPDGSCCAPTEYSGRFAHLHQHTQYSLLDGAAKLKDLLKWVKEVTPDGQDAACAMTDHGNMHGAVHFYNYAQAAQVKPILGYEAYVVPGMGTRRDKKPGVSGEKGIFHLTLLARDFEGYQNLCRLSSRGYTEGYYYKPRIDHELLTEHHKGIIAFSGCLGSEVQQLLMQGREAEAKQRMLWYRDLFGENYFIEIQDHGLPEQKRNNPILKAWAQELGIGMVATNDGHYVKKSDATAHETLLAIQTKATLADENRFKFPCDEFYVKDLDEMRRALPPSEWGEEVFDNTARIADLCNVDLPVGKKRVYQMPALPIPEGRTMSEELRVQTYAGSLKRYPHHVTEALLREYAVRSLDALEQEERERVLSRTEGCDARTCHLDTLLTLTAFLGSEWEARGKAAGEKYTLYPALEVMEKAAESGPLPDYACLDWQRSKGEASNTAITLDPGSEEETTCRAHHTHALVLLRRAEYELSVINNMGFPDYFLIVADYINWAKDQGISVGPGRGSGAGSLVAYAMRITNLDPLEFELLFERFLNPDRISMPDFDIDFNDARRVEVIQYVQDKYGEDKVAQIATFGTMASKACLKDVARVMGLEYAKVDKVSKLIPIKFGKSYSLEQARDAVPDIAQMLESDAQLLEAYEFAQKLEGLTRHASVHAAGVVIGRDKLTDLVPVMRDTSGMGMVCQYDMKAVEDIGLIKMDFLGLRTLSFLDEAKRILRESRSQDVDFDEMRQRPSGTTEYQPIPYEDERTFEMLSRGDTKGVFQLEGAGIADASRRLKPRRLADIIALSALYRPGPMENIPTYVRRHHGLEEVDYVRDGFPTSARFLEKILSETYGIPVYQEQIMQIASEVAGFSLGGADLLRRAMGKKDTAEMAKQRDLFVAGAKTNEVPKDEANKLFDLLDAFANYGFNKCLTGDTRVPVAGGELRRIEDLYREGQPVQLPSVNGEYRLELRPTGQFFDNGIKPVFKVKTALGRELTATGNHPLLTLDGWRNVEDLAAGDRIAAPARLPELGVESWPEYQAGLLGWILAEGNTNHPHGAYLYSQSETQVADMVTLAEQFPNTRPTVKLRPDRQNVHDVYLGSGIRGSTGGKSGVRLWLEDLGMIGVKATEKSLPAAAFRLNNASLAVLIGRYWSGDGFLFGAGNTTPYAATSSRQLADDLAHVLLRLGMVGKVTQKHFTYTRGDDTAGRTGYTVHLVGRRSIDRFLEVVGPHLVGREEQLVGLRAYYAAAPVGRETVDTLPASVKARVQTAKVASGLTWRNVEAQSGVCTKEFYGMPKAHKKGFRRSTIQTLGEFFEAPELLDACSDDLYWDTITSITPVGEAQTYDLEVPGTHNFVANDLIVHNSHSAAYGVITYQTAWLKANYPVEFMAALLTVERRDSDKVSEYISDARKMAVKVLPPDINRSAPDFAVAGEEILFGLYAIKGLGEGAVLKILEERERAGPFKSLADFCSRVDSKATNRKALENLIKSGAFDAFGERRQLLDSLDDALEDAAGAAGINEKARSGMSMMFGADEVKKERPLRTIFTPLTDLERLSIEKDALGLYISGHPLEQHEGLREAASCRISDLDTWFTAQNVAPGKRIKAVLAGMVENVVRKPTKSGGMMARFILADESGQTELVAFSRAYDRIQEKLVNDTPALVIVELESEDGGLRAIAEELVTIEQLGEVPKVMYVNIDLETASPDAVGEFQSVLDEHAGSMPTYLRLETPEQFVVYQLDHGMGSADAIKVLNQTFPWIDAYLAYDQQTILGRFAPKPPAWMNKQNGNGGMRA